A genome region from Phocoena sinus isolate mPhoSin1 chromosome 16, mPhoSin1.pri, whole genome shotgun sequence includes the following:
- the SH3PXD2A gene encoding SH3 and PX domain-containing protein 2A isoform X3: protein MILEQYVVVSNYKKQENSELSLQAGEVVDVIEKNESGWWFVSTSEEQGWVPATYLEAQNGTRDDSDINTSKTGEVSKRRKAHLRRLDRRWTLGGMVNRQHSREEKYVTVQPYTSQSKDEIGFEKGVTVEVIRKNLEGWWYIRYLGKEGWAPASYLKKAKDELPARKKNLAGPVEIIGNIMEISNLLNKKASGDKEATPAEGEGPEAPITKKEISLPILCNASNGSALGVPERTVSKLAQGSPAVARIAPQRAQISSPNLRTRPPPRRESSLGFQLPKPPEPPSVEVEYYTIAEFQSCISDGISFRGGQKAEVIDKNSGGWWYVQIGEKEGWAPASYIDKRRKPNLSRRTSTLTRPKVPPPAPPSKPKEAEEGLAGAGESQDSPLRLRYEEPEYDIPAFGFDSEPELSEEPAEDGGSGDRRPGQPHRPSPAFSLQRARFKVGGSAEDVALEEETIYENEGFRACAEDALSARRSSRDSDSPGGSPLSLARKNSPRSGSPKSSSLLKLKAEKNAQAELGKNHSSASFSSSITINTTCSSSSSSSSSSLSKNSGDQKRRSASDAGIRGAPKVGARKDADPKTGLTSCARAKPSVRPKPFLSRTESQSQEKMDISTLRRQLRPTGQLRGGLKGAKSEDSELPPQMAFEGPGEGSRRGSADLITLPAATPPCPTKKGWEGQATSYTTCSAYQKVQDSEISFPAGVEVQVLEKLESGWWYVRFGELEGWAPSHYLVLGENEQLGPPGKELDTVAPEGKSDSLEKIEKRVQALNTVNQSKRATPPIPSKPPGGFVKTSGAGAVKMRNGVRQVAVRPQSVFVSPPPKDSNLSCALRRNESLTATDGLRGVRRNSSFSTARSAAAEAKGRLVERAASQGSDPPLLPTQRNGIPVSPVRPKPIEKSQFIHNNLKDVYVSIADYEGDEETAGFQEGVSMEVLERNPNGWWYCQILDGVKPFKGWVPSNYLEKKN, encoded by the exons TGTCCAAGAGACGCAAGGCCCATCTGCGGCGCCTGGATCGCCGGTGGACCCTGGGCGGGATGGTCAACAGGCAGCACAGCCGAG AGGAGAAGTATGTCACTGTGCAGCCTTACACCAGCCAGAGCAAGGACGAGATTGGCTTTGAGAAGGGCGTCACCGTGGAGGTGATCCGGAAGAATCTGGAGGGCTGGTGGTACATCAG ATACCTGGGCAAAGAGGGCTGGGCACCAGCATCCTACCTGAAGAAAGCCAAGGATGAGCTGCCAGCCCGGAAGAAGAATCTGGCAGGCCCGGTGGAGATCATCGGGAACATCATGGAGATCAGCAACCTGCTGAACAAGAAGGCGTCCGGGGACAAGGAGGCCACCCCGGCCGAAGGCGAGGGCCCAGAGGCCCCCATCACCAAGAAGGAGATCAGCCTGCCCATCCTCTGCAACGCTTCCAACGGCAGCGCCCTGGGTGTCCCCGAGAGGACCGTCTCCAAGCTGGCCCAGGGCTCCCCAGCCGTGGCCAGGATTGCCCCTCAGCGGGCCCAGATCA GCTCCCCGAACCTCAGGACAAGGCCTCCACCTCGCAGAGAGTCCAGCTTG GGGTTCCAGCTGCCTAAACCGCCAGAGCCCCCTTCTGTTGAGGTGGAGTACTACACCATTGCCGAATTCCAGTCGTGCATTTCTGATGGGATCAGTTTTCGAGGCGGACAGAAGGCAGAG GTCATCGACAAGAACTCGGGTGGCTGGTGGTACGTGCAGATCGGTGAGAAGGAGGGCTGGGCCCCTGCGTCGTACATCGATAAGCGCAGGAAGCCCAACCTGAGCCGCCGCACGAGCACCCTGACGCGGCCCAAGGTGCCCCCACCGGCACCACCCAGCAAGCCCAAGGAGGCCGAGGAGGGCCTGGCGGGTGCTGGCGAGAGCCAGGACTCCCCGCTGAGGCTCAGGTATGAGGAGCCCGAGTATGACATCCCCGCCTTTGGCTTCGACTCAGAGCCAGAGCTGAGTGAGGAGCCCGCAGAGGACGGCGGCTCGGGGGACAGGCGGCCCGGCCAGCCCCACAGGCCCTCGCCCGCCTTCTCACTGCAGCGCGCCCGCTTCAAGGTGGGCGGATCTGCAGAGGACGTGGCCCTGGAGGAGGAGACCATCTATGAGAATGAGGGCTTCCGGGCATGTGCAGAGGACGCCCTGTCGGCCAGGCGCTCCTCCCGGGACAGCGACTCCCCAGGCGGCTCCCCGCTGTCCCTTGCCAGGAAAAACTCCCCCAGGTCGGGCTCCCCCAAATCGTCGTCGCTCTTGAAGCTCAAGGCAGAGAAGAACGCCCAGGCGGAACTGGGGAAGAACCACTCCTCGGCCTCCTTTTCCTCGTccatcaccatcaacaccacctgctcttcctcttcctcctcttcctcctcgtcCTTGTCCAAGAACAGTGGGGACCAGAAGCGCCGTTCTGCCTCGGACGCAGGCATCCGCGGCGCTCCCAAGGTCGGAGCGAGGAAGGATGCTGACCCGAAGACTGGGCTGACCTCCTGTGCCCGGGCCAAGCCATCAGTTCGGCCCAAGCCATTCCTGAGCCGCACAGAGTCCCAGAGTCAGGAGAAGATGGACATCAGCACTTTACGGCGCCAGCTGAGGCCCACTGGCCAGCTCCGGGGCGGCCTCAAGGGCGCCAAGAGCGAGGATTCGGAGCTGCCCCCCCAGATGGCCTTCGAGGGTCCCGGTGAGGGGTCCAGGAGAGGCTCGGCCGACCTCATCACCCTCCCTGCCGCCACGCCCCCGTGTCCCACCAAGAAGGGGTGGGAAGGGCAGGCCACCTCCTACACGACATGTAGTGCCTACCAAAAGGTCCAGGACTCGGAGATCAGCTTCCCGGCAGGCGTGGAGGTGCAGGTGCTGGAGAAGCTGGAAAGCGGCTGGTGGTACGTGAGGTTTGGGGAGCTGGAGGGCTGGGCCCCCTCCCACTATCTGGTGCTCGGTGAGAACGAGCAACTCGGCCCCCCTGGCAAAGAGCTGGACACAGTGGCCCCCGAGGGCAAGTCAGACAGCCTGGAAAAGATCGAGAAGCGCGTCCAAGCGCTGAACACTGTCAACCAGAGCAAAAGGGCCACGCCGCCCATCCCCTCCAAGCCTCCCGGGGGCTTCGTCAAGACCTCGGGTGCCGGGGCGGTGAAGATGAGGAATGGCGTGCGGCAGGTGGCCGTGAGGCCCCAGTCAGTGTTCGTGTCCCCACCGCCCAAGGACAGCAACCTGTCCTGTGCCCTGAGGAGGAATGAGTCGCTGACGGCCACCGACGGCCTCCGAGGCGTCCGCCGGAACTCCTCCTTCAGCACTGCCCGCTCGGCAGCCGCAGAAGCCAAGGGCCGCCTGGTCGAACGGGCCGCCagccagggctcggaccctcctCTGCTGCCCACTCAGCGCAACGGCATCCCGGTGTCCCCTGTGCGCCCCAAGCCCATTGAGAAGTCCCAGTTCATCCACAACAACCTCAAAGATGTGTACGTCTCGATCGCAGACTACGAGGGGGACGAGGAGACGGCGGGCTTCCAGGAGGGCGTGTCCATGGAGGTCCTGGAGAGGAACCCCAATGGCTGGTGGTACTGCCAGATTCTGGACGGGGTGAAGCCCTTCAAAGGCTGGGTGCCCTCCAACTACCTGGAGAAAAAGAACTAA